The sequence TAGCCGGCGAAATGGCTGCCGGCGACGATCCACGCCGCGGCCGCCAGCGCGGCGCCGTTGGAAATGCCGATGAGGCCGGGATCGGCCAGCGGGTTGCGGAAAATGCCCTGCGTCACCGCGCCCGCGAGCGCGATGCCGCCGCCGACCAGCAGGCCGAGCAAGGTGCGCGGCAGGCGCACGTCGAGCACGATCACCGCCTCGCGCAGCGCCGCTCCGCTCGCCCGCTCGCCGGCCAGCGCGGCGGCGAGAATGTCGAGGATGCGCCCGGGGGCGATGGTGACCGGTCCGATCGCCAGTGAGGCCAGGAAGGCCAGTGCGACCAGACCGGCGCACAGGCCGAGGACGACGGACGCGCGACGCGGCCGGAACGCCCGCGTTCCGACCACGGGAGAAGCGACCATGCTCACGGCGTGCCGGTCGCGCTGGGCGTGGAGGCCGCGTTGGCGGCATGGGCCGGCAGCGGCGGTAGCGCCAGTTCGGGATAGATCAGCGCGGCGAGATCGCGGGCCGCCTGCGGCGTGCGCGGCCCGAAGCTGAGGAGATAGCCGCCATCCATGCGGTAGAGACGGCCGGCCTCGATCGCCGAGGTGCCGGCAAAAGCCGGCATCGCCTTCACCGCCGCGTCGGAGACCGCGTGGTTCTGGTCTTTCATCAGCACGATGGCATAGGGGTCGGCGCCCAGCACCGCCTCGCCGACCGCCGGCTTGTAGCCATTGAGCCCCGTCATGGCGTTGCTGACGCCGGCAAGGGCGAACATCGCCTGCGCGCCCGTGCCGGCCCCGCCGACGACCGGCGCTGTCCCCGATGCCGAAAGCACGAAGACGACGCTGCGCGGCGCGGGAAGGCGGGCGCGCAGCTGCGCCAGCGCGGCAAAATCCGCCGCCACCTCGCCCGCCAGCACCTCGCCGCGCTCCGGCACACCGGCCAGCGCCGCGACACGGCGGATGGTGGCGAGCACGCCGGCCTCGTCCCGCGCCTCGGGCAGCGTCTCGAAGGGAATGGCGGCGCTCTTCAGCACCTTCACCGCATCCGGCGGGCCGGCGCCGTCGAGCGCGATGATGAGATCGGGACCGACCGACAGCACCCCTTCGGGCGACAGCGCGCGCATGTAGCCGACATTGGGCTTCTCGGCGAGGGCGCGCGGGGGGTAGGTGCTCGACGTGTCGACGGCGACCACGCGATCCTCCAGCCCCAGAGCATAAAGCGTCTCGGTCACGGCGCCGCCAATGGCGAGAATGCGCTGGGGCGCGGTGGCGGAGGCAGCATGCGCGGCCGGCCCCTGGCCGATGACGGTCAACGCCAGCAGGCCCATAGCCAGCACCACCCTCGCAGGGACACTCGTGATCGGTATGCGCCGCAGCATCATGCGTCTCTCTTCTGTTCGTCGCCGGCACAATAGGCAGGCGTACCTCCCAATTCCACAGCAACGCGGCACAAAAGAGA comes from Ancylobacter polymorphus and encodes:
- a CDS encoding heme/hemin ABC transporter substrate-binding protein, with amino-acid sequence MMLRRIPITSVPARVVLAMGLLALTVIGQGPAAHAASATAPQRILAIGGAVTETLYALGLEDRVVAVDTSSTYPPRALAEKPNVGYMRALSPEGVLSVGPDLIIALDGAGPPDAVKVLKSAAIPFETLPEARDEAGVLATIRRVAALAGVPERGEVLAGEVAADFAALAQLRARLPAPRSVVFVLSASGTAPVVGGAGTGAQAMFALAGVSNAMTGLNGYKPAVGEAVLGADPYAIVLMKDQNHAVSDAAVKAMPAFAGTSAIEAGRLYRMDGGYLLSFGPRTPQAARDLAALIYPELALPPLPAHAANAASTPSATGTP